A genomic stretch from Coregonus clupeaformis isolate EN_2021a chromosome 23, ASM2061545v1, whole genome shotgun sequence includes:
- the LOC123481675 gene encoding GTPase IMAP family member 2-like: protein MASGPPQTELRLVLLGRTRAGQGAAGNTILGRQAFLTQTASEPAVTQECEKHRGTVAGRWVTVVVAQDWFCSERPPEEVRHHVSSCVALSAPGPHAFLLCVPVDRPADMELRALESLEKVFGSTAVSGHTLVLFTHTDQMVLGQQL from the exons ATGGCATCAGGTCCGCCACAAACAG AGCTGAGGCTGGTTCTGCTGGGCCGGACAAGAGCAGGACAGGGTGCAGCTGGAAACACCATACTGGGCCGCCAGGCTTTCCTTACCCAGACTGCCAGTGAGCCAGCTGTCACTCAGGAATGTGAGAAGCACAGAGGAACCGTTGCAGGGAGATGG GTAACAGTGGTAGTCGCCCAAGACTGGTTCTGCTCAGAGCGCCCCCCGGAGGAGGTGAGGCACCATGTCTCCTCTTGCGTGGCCCTGTCGGCCCCAGGGCCTCATGCCTTCCTGCTGTGTGTCCCTGTGGACCGGCCGGCTGACATGGAGCTGCGGGCCCTGGAGTCCCTGGAGAAGGTCTTTGGCTCCACTGCAGTCAGTGGACACACCCTGGTCCTCTTCACCCACACAGACCAGATGGTTCTGGGACAACAGCTG